One window of the Carassius auratus strain Wakin chromosome 20, ASM336829v1, whole genome shotgun sequence genome contains the following:
- the LOC113120835 gene encoding splicing factor 3B subunit 6, with amino-acid sequence MAMQAAKRANIRLPPEVNRILYIRNLPYKITGEEMYDIFGKYGPIRQIRVGNTPETRGTAYVVYEDIFDAKNACDHLSGFNVCNRYLVVLYYNANRAFQKMDTKKKEEQLKLLKEKYGINTDPPK; translated from the exons ATGGCGATGCAAGCAGCTAAACGAGCGAAT ATTCGTTTACCCCCAGAGGTGAACAGAATATTGTATATACGTAACCTTCCATACAAGATCACAGGAGAGGAGATGTATGACATCTTTGGAAAGTATGGGCCAATTCGTCAAATCAGAGT TGGGAACACACCAGAAACAAGAGGAACAGCCTATGTTGTATATGAAGACATATTTGATGCCAAAAATGCCTGTGATCACCTTTCTGGATTCAACGTCTGCAACAGATACTTAGTTGTATTGTACTATAATGCGAACAGG gctTTCCAAAAAATGGACACAAAGAAAAAGGAAGAGCAGCTGAAACTTCTCAAAGAAAAGTATGGGATAAACACAGACCCACCGAAATAG